A window from Salvia miltiorrhiza cultivar Shanhuang (shh) chromosome 2, IMPLAD_Smil_shh, whole genome shotgun sequence encodes these proteins:
- the LOC131008990 gene encoding GDP-fucose transporter 1, which produces MALIRLEAPKQYYATSSLVIGYALCSSLLAVINKFAITKFNYPGLLTALQYLTSAAGVWILGKFGFLHHDPFNLDTAKKFLPAALVFYLAIFTNTNLLRHANVDTFIVFRSLTPLLVAIADTAFRKQPCPSKLTFLSLVIILGGAVGYVATDNGFTLTAYSWAFAYLVTITTEMVYIKHIVTNLGLNTWGFVLYNNLLSLMMAPLFWVLTGEYVDVFAALGSSSAGDLFEPVAFSAVSLSCVFGLLISFFGFAARKAISATAFTVTGVVNKFLTVAINVLIWDKHATPFGLVCLLLTIVGGVFYQQSVTGGVGTAPNQREPKQTDSKNDVRTDRDEEKGISGKLSGV; this is translated from the coding sequence ATGGCTTTGATACGGTTGGAGGCGCCGAAGCAGTACTACGCGACCAGCAGCTTGGTGATCGGCTATGCTCTCTGCTCCAGCTTGCTTGCTGTGATCAACAAATTCGCTATTACCAAATTCAATTACCCTGGTTTGCTTACTGCTCTTCAGTATTTAACTTCAGCTGCAGGTGTTTGGATTCTGGGTAAATTTGGGTTCTTGCACCACGATCCCTTCAATCTAGATACAGCCAAGAAATTCCTCCCTGCAGCATTGGTGTTTTATCTGGCTATTTTCACGAATACGAATCTCCTTCGTCATGCCAATGTTGATActtttatagttttcagatcttTAACTCCACTTCTTGTGGCGATTGCCGACACAGCGTTTAGGAAGCAGCCTTGCCCTTCTAAACTGACTTTCCTTTCTTTGGTGATCATTTTGGGAGGCGCGGTTGGATATGTAGCTACCGATAATGGGTTTACGCTGACTGCGTATTCGTGGGCTTTCGCCTATTTGGTGACTATCACGACAGAGATGGTTTACATCAAGCACATTGTGACTAATCTTGGGTTGAACACTTGGGGATTTGTGTTGTACAATAACCTTTTGTCGTTGATGATGGCGCCCCTGTTTTGGGTCTTGACAGGGGAGTATGTTGATGTGTTTGCAGCTCTGGGATCGTCGAGTGCAGGGGATTTGTTTGAACCCGTTGCGTTTTCTGCAGTGTCTTTGTCGTGTGTGTTTGGGTTGCTCATTAGCTTTTTTGGCTTTGCGGCTAGAAAGGCTATATCCGCGACTGCATTCACGGTTACAGGGGTTGTGAACAAGTTTCTGACTGTTGCTATCAATGTGTTGATTTGGGATAAGCATGCCACTCCTTTTGGTTTGGTGTGTTTGCTCCTGACTATTGTTGGAGGGGTTTTCTATCAGCAGTCTGTCACCGGAGGAGTTGGGACTGCTCCTAACCAGCGGGAGCCCAAGCAAACCGACAGTAAGAACGATGTCAGAACTGACAGGGATGAAGAAAAAGGTATCTCTGGTAAACTTTCTGGAGTATGA
- the LOC131008966 gene encoding calmodulin-binding protein 60 B-like isoform X1 translates to MALKRQLREGGDGDGDSQLGNKRRHLLSTLFSRFRNPEEFVPMLEPILRKWVKEEVGRAIDPYLSRSLDAQSERNLHLKFESSLPTTLFTGNRISTKIALYDPSCQSIVASGPHSSIKVAVVALHGDFAADDEWSPEEFEAKIVQSRQGKRPLLNGDSVVALKNGVANIDHICFTDNSSWGRSGKFRLGVRLPPGSHEPCVREGVSNAFKVKDQRGESYQKHHPPSLDDEVWRLEKIAKGGAYHTHLTKLGIANVGDFLRSLALNPISLRTAIGNVSSKKWEAVGHAAECILDDNKYVYTSGQGAVLLFNSIYSLVGVAFDGLSYLSVDALDAYQTKMAEELKQQAFENLNGLVPQTMGQNTHHAALENISFELGESSAAGFYMAEDFEVESYHLLISLSQSILRLV, encoded by the exons ATGGCACTAAAACGACAGCTCCGTGAGGGGGGTGACGGCGACGGAGATTCCCAACTCGGGAATAAACGTCGCCATTTACTCTCAAC TTTATTCAGCAGATTTCGGAATCCTGAAGAATTTGTTCCCATGTTGGAACCGATCCTTCGAAAATGG GTGAAAGAGGAGGTGGGGCGTGCAATTGATCCTTATTTGAG tagatCCTTGGATGCTCAAAGTGAGAGGAATCTGCATTTGAAGTTCGAGAGCAGCTTGCCCACCACTCTGTTTACTGGAAACAGGATTAGCACAAAAATCGCCTTGTATGATCCAAGTTGCCAATCGATTGTAGCGTCAGGTCCCCATTCTTCGATCAAAGTGGCTGTGGTGGCGCTCCACGGCGACTTCGCCGCGGACGACGAGTGGTCGCCGGAGGAGTTCGAGGCCAAGATTGTGCAGAGCAGGCAAGGGAAAAGGCCACTGCTGAACGGAGATTCCGTGGTGGCGCTGAAGAACGGAGTAGCGAACATCGACCACATCTGCTTCACGGATAACTCCAGCTGGGGTAGGAGCGGCAAGTTCCGGCTGGGCGTCCGGCTGCCTCCCGGCTCTCACGAACCATGCGTCAGAGAAGGCGTAAGCAACGCCTTCAAAGTTAAGGATCAACGCGGAGAAT CATATCAGAAGCACCATCCGCCGTCGTTGGATGATGAGGTGTGGCGGTTGGAGAAGATAGCGAAAGGTGGGGCGTACCACACACACCTCACCAAGCTCGGCATTGCCAACGTGGGGGACTTCCTGAGGTCGCTTGCCTTGAACCCGATCTCACTACGCACT GCGATTGGTAACGTGTCGAGCAAGAAATGGGAGGCGGTGGGACACGCCGCAGAGTGCATTTTAGACGACAACAAATATGTCTACACAAGCGGCCAAGGGGCCGTGCTGCTGTTCAACTCCATCTACAGCCTCGTCGGAGTCGCATTTGATGGCCTCAGTTATCTCTCTGTGGATGCTCTCGACGCGTATCAAACG AAAATGGCGGAGGAACTGAAGCAGCAAGCTTTTGAAAACTTGAACGGCTTAGTTCCTCAGACTATGGGACAAAATACTCATCATGCAGCGCTGGAAAATATATCGTTCGAGTTGGGAGAGAGTTCGGCTGCTGGATTCTACATGGCCGAAGATTTTGAGGTCGAGTCATATCATCTGCTTATATCTCTTTCTCAATCAATCTTGAGATTAGTATGA
- the LOC131008966 gene encoding calmodulin-binding protein 60 B-like isoform X2: MALKRQLREGGDGDGDSQLGNKRRHLLSTLFSRFRNPEEFVPMLEPILRKWVKEEVGRAIDPYLRSLDAQSERNLHLKFESSLPTTLFTGNRISTKIALYDPSCQSIVASGPHSSIKVAVVALHGDFAADDEWSPEEFEAKIVQSRQGKRPLLNGDSVVALKNGVANIDHICFTDNSSWGRSGKFRLGVRLPPGSHEPCVREGVSNAFKVKDQRGESYQKHHPPSLDDEVWRLEKIAKGGAYHTHLTKLGIANVGDFLRSLALNPISLRTAIGNVSSKKWEAVGHAAECILDDNKYVYTSGQGAVLLFNSIYSLVGVAFDGLSYLSVDALDAYQTKMAEELKQQAFENLNGLVPQTMGQNTHHAALENISFELGESSAAGFYMAEDFEVESYHLLISLSQSILRLV; this comes from the exons ATGGCACTAAAACGACAGCTCCGTGAGGGGGGTGACGGCGACGGAGATTCCCAACTCGGGAATAAACGTCGCCATTTACTCTCAAC TTTATTCAGCAGATTTCGGAATCCTGAAGAATTTGTTCCCATGTTGGAACCGATCCTTCGAAAATGG GTGAAAGAGGAGGTGGGGCGTGCAATTGATCCTTATTTGAG atCCTTGGATGCTCAAAGTGAGAGGAATCTGCATTTGAAGTTCGAGAGCAGCTTGCCCACCACTCTGTTTACTGGAAACAGGATTAGCACAAAAATCGCCTTGTATGATCCAAGTTGCCAATCGATTGTAGCGTCAGGTCCCCATTCTTCGATCAAAGTGGCTGTGGTGGCGCTCCACGGCGACTTCGCCGCGGACGACGAGTGGTCGCCGGAGGAGTTCGAGGCCAAGATTGTGCAGAGCAGGCAAGGGAAAAGGCCACTGCTGAACGGAGATTCCGTGGTGGCGCTGAAGAACGGAGTAGCGAACATCGACCACATCTGCTTCACGGATAACTCCAGCTGGGGTAGGAGCGGCAAGTTCCGGCTGGGCGTCCGGCTGCCTCCCGGCTCTCACGAACCATGCGTCAGAGAAGGCGTAAGCAACGCCTTCAAAGTTAAGGATCAACGCGGAGAAT CATATCAGAAGCACCATCCGCCGTCGTTGGATGATGAGGTGTGGCGGTTGGAGAAGATAGCGAAAGGTGGGGCGTACCACACACACCTCACCAAGCTCGGCATTGCCAACGTGGGGGACTTCCTGAGGTCGCTTGCCTTGAACCCGATCTCACTACGCACT GCGATTGGTAACGTGTCGAGCAAGAAATGGGAGGCGGTGGGACACGCCGCAGAGTGCATTTTAGACGACAACAAATATGTCTACACAAGCGGCCAAGGGGCCGTGCTGCTGTTCAACTCCATCTACAGCCTCGTCGGAGTCGCATTTGATGGCCTCAGTTATCTCTCTGTGGATGCTCTCGACGCGTATCAAACG AAAATGGCGGAGGAACTGAAGCAGCAAGCTTTTGAAAACTTGAACGGCTTAGTTCCTCAGACTATGGGACAAAATACTCATCATGCAGCGCTGGAAAATATATCGTTCGAGTTGGGAGAGAGTTCGGCTGCTGGATTCTACATGGCCGAAGATTTTGAGGTCGAGTCATATCATCTGCTTATATCTCTTTCTCAATCAATCTTGAGATTAGTATGA
- the LOC131009048 gene encoding GATA transcription factor 16-like: protein MESSQKEEGLSSEETIGAEIKKCCSDCRTTKTPLWRSGPSGPKSLCNACGIRYRKKRPAAAAATVKNDGKKGKIGKTRRNLMPLGQEVEVVERSPREWGEVERAALLLMALSCGAVFA from the exons ATGGAATCTAGCCAAAAG GAAGAGGGCTTGTCGTCGGAGGAGACGATCGGAGCGGAGATCAAGAAATGCTGCTCCGACTGCAGAACCACCAAGACGCCGCTGTGGAGGAGCGGCCCTTCAGGCCCCAAG TCTCTGTGTAACGCTTGCGGGATCAGATACAGAAAGAagcggccggcggcggcggcggcgacggtgaAGAACGACGGTAAGAAGGGGAAAATAGGGAAAACGAGGAGGAACTTGATGCCTCTGGGGCAGGAAGTAGAGGTGGTGGAGAGGAGCCCAAGAGAGTGGGGTGAAGTTGAGAGGGCTGCCCTGCTTTTGATGGCTCTTTCTTGTGGTGCTGTTTTTGCCTAG
- the LOC131008939 gene encoding uncharacterized protein LOC131008939, with amino-acid sequence MLIYTSMSSSYLPPVTTTATADKNLFAAVDMGTNSFKLSLVHVDPSSGRFLNLNRLKEPVVLGLDTTAGAISADSLDRAICALRGFQQYLHPHRLPPPRLRLVATSAVREASNKSEFIKTIHETLGLDVEIISGAEEARLIYLGVLQFFPVYNSTVLTIDIGGGSTEFTVGLRGKVLFSKSLRLGHVTLTQQYPDVGQMREHIRNELESSGLIEKISEFKLDYVIGSSGTVRAIEKAVCKGYAVKVEEAVGVPEEFAKKEWRFTRQELSCLLQSLYDDDKGMEGRLKRMEFFKRRAGFILAGTVLLDEIFERLGIEEMEVSGYALGEGVIAEMMGQVVEGFDLNANARWRSVFRLALRFNNKKRMKAATTCAAIAREIFQGLRKLNQLHNDDNKLSVTLDDRDLECLDAASLLHSIGLYTGKKGYHKQSYRVIVNGDHLHGYTEEEIKLISLLVRYHRKKYPKKDAFEGSAKEKFRRLCTIMRLAYAVQQCLPGDIQVIEIAHSREGLKLVLNAGEARNQSDEVVQALADIIQPLDGDINTSMEKELGHFRKVFGKKLSILVTGTISGGETVTVN; translated from the exons ATGTTGATTTACACATCAATGAGCAGCAGCTATCTACCTCCGGTGACCACCACGGCGACGGCCGACAAAAACTTATTCGCCGCCGTGGATATGGGCACTAACTCATTCAAACTTTCACTCGTCCACGTCGATCCATCTTCCGGCCGATTCCTCAACCTCAACCGCCTAAAAGAGCCAGTCGTACTCGGCCTCGACACCACCGCCGGCGCCATCTCCGCCGACTCCCTCGACCGCGCAATCTGCGCCCTCCGCGGTTTCCAGCAGTACCTCCACCCGCACCGGCTTCCTCCTCCCCGTCTCCGCCTCGTCGCCACGTCAGCCGTGCGCGAAGCGTCCAACAAGTCCGAATTCATCAAAACCATCCACGAAACCCTAGGTCTCGACGTAGAAATTATCTCCGGCGCCGAAGAGGCGCGCCTCATTTACCTCGGAGTCCTACAGTTCTTCCCGGTTTACAACTCTACGGTTCTTACGATTGACATCGGCGGCGGCTCTACTGAATTCACCGTAGGGTTAAGGGGAAAAGTTCTGTTTTCGAAATCATTGAGATTAGGGCATGTCACATTGACTCAGCAATATCCCGATGTTGGGCAAATGCGGGAACATATACGGAATGAACTAGAATCTTCTGGATTGATCGAGAAGATCAGTGAGTTCAAGCTCGATTATGTGATAGGTTCCTCCGGTACCGTTAGAGCTATCGAGAAGGCCGTGTGCAAAGGTTATGCGGTTAAGGTAGAGGAAGCCGTTGGGGTGCCTGAGGAGTTTGCGAAAAAGGAGTGGAGGTTTACTAGGCAAGAGCTGAGCTGTTTACTGCAGAGTCTGTATGATGACGACAAGGGAATGGAAGGTAGGCTTAAAAGAATGGAGTTTTTCAAGAGGCGAGCTGGGTTCATTTTGGCGGGAACGGTTTTACTTGATGAGATATTTGAGAGGCTGGGGATTGAGGAAATGGAGGTTTCAGGGTACGCATTAGGGGAGGGGGTGATTGCAGAGATGATGGGGCAGGTTGTTGAGGGATTTGATTTGAATGCTAATGCACGGTGGAGGTCCGTTTTCAGGCTTGCTTTGAGGTTTAACAATAAGAAGAGGATGAAAGCTGCTACAACGTGTGCAGCAATTGCGAGG GAGATTTTTCAAGGTTTGAGGAAATTGAACCAGCTGCACAATGATGACAATAAGCTCTCAGTGACGTTGGATGACAGGGATCTTGAATGCCTAGATGCTGCTAGTTTGCTTCACAGTATTGGCCTATATACTGGCAAAAAGGGTTATCACAAGCAGTCTTATCGCGTTATAGTG AATGGGGACCACCTTCATGGATATACCGAGGAAGAGATTAAG CTAATTTCACTGCTTGTGAGATACCATAGAAAGAAATATCCAAAAAAAGATGCTTTTGAGGGATCTGCTAAAGAG AAATTCAGAAGGCTCTGTACGATTATGCGGTTAGCTTATGCAGTGCAGCAATGTCTTCCTGGGGATATTCAAGTCATAGAAATTGCGCATTCTAGAGAAGGACTCAAATTG GTACTCAATGCAGGTGAGGCAAGAAATCAGTCTGACGAGGTTGTGCAAGCATTAGCCGACATCATACAACCATTAGATGGGGATATCAATACGTCGATGGAGAAAGAATTGGGACATTTTAGGAAG GTTTTCGGGAAAAAATTGTCTATTTTAGTCACCGGAACCATTTCTGGTGGCGAGACCGTCACTGTGAACTGA
- the LOC131008966 gene encoding calmodulin-binding protein 60 B-like isoform X4: MALKRQLREGGDGDGDSQLGNKRRHLLSTLFSRFRNPEEFVPMLEPILRKWVKEEVGRAIDPYLRSLDAQSERNLHLKFESSLPTTLFTGNRISTKIALYDPSCQSIVASGPHSSIKVAVVALHGDFAADDEWSPEEFEAKIVQSRQGKRPLLNGDSVVALKNGVANIDHICFTDNSSWGRSGKFRLGVRLPPGSHEPCVREGVSNAFKVKDQRGESYQKHHPPSLDDEVWRLEKIAKGGAYHTHLTKLGIANVGDFLRSLALNPISLRTAIGNVSSKKWEAVGHAAECILDDNKYVYTSGQGAVLLFNSIYSLVGVAFDGLSYLSVDALDAYQTKMAEELKQQAFENLNGLVPQTMGQNTHHAALENISFELGESSAAGFYMAEDFEEH, encoded by the exons ATGGCACTAAAACGACAGCTCCGTGAGGGGGGTGACGGCGACGGAGATTCCCAACTCGGGAATAAACGTCGCCATTTACTCTCAAC TTTATTCAGCAGATTTCGGAATCCTGAAGAATTTGTTCCCATGTTGGAACCGATCCTTCGAAAATGG GTGAAAGAGGAGGTGGGGCGTGCAATTGATCCTTATTTGAG atCCTTGGATGCTCAAAGTGAGAGGAATCTGCATTTGAAGTTCGAGAGCAGCTTGCCCACCACTCTGTTTACTGGAAACAGGATTAGCACAAAAATCGCCTTGTATGATCCAAGTTGCCAATCGATTGTAGCGTCAGGTCCCCATTCTTCGATCAAAGTGGCTGTGGTGGCGCTCCACGGCGACTTCGCCGCGGACGACGAGTGGTCGCCGGAGGAGTTCGAGGCCAAGATTGTGCAGAGCAGGCAAGGGAAAAGGCCACTGCTGAACGGAGATTCCGTGGTGGCGCTGAAGAACGGAGTAGCGAACATCGACCACATCTGCTTCACGGATAACTCCAGCTGGGGTAGGAGCGGCAAGTTCCGGCTGGGCGTCCGGCTGCCTCCCGGCTCTCACGAACCATGCGTCAGAGAAGGCGTAAGCAACGCCTTCAAAGTTAAGGATCAACGCGGAGAAT CATATCAGAAGCACCATCCGCCGTCGTTGGATGATGAGGTGTGGCGGTTGGAGAAGATAGCGAAAGGTGGGGCGTACCACACACACCTCACCAAGCTCGGCATTGCCAACGTGGGGGACTTCCTGAGGTCGCTTGCCTTGAACCCGATCTCACTACGCACT GCGATTGGTAACGTGTCGAGCAAGAAATGGGAGGCGGTGGGACACGCCGCAGAGTGCATTTTAGACGACAACAAATATGTCTACACAAGCGGCCAAGGGGCCGTGCTGCTGTTCAACTCCATCTACAGCCTCGTCGGAGTCGCATTTGATGGCCTCAGTTATCTCTCTGTGGATGCTCTCGACGCGTATCAAACG AAAATGGCGGAGGAACTGAAGCAGCAAGCTTTTGAAAACTTGAACGGCTTAGTTCCTCAGACTATGGGACAAAATACTCATCATGCAGCGCTGGAAAATATATCGTTCGAGTTGGGAGAGAGTTCGGCTGCTGGATTCTACATGGCCGAAGATTTTGAG GAGCACTAG
- the LOC131008970 gene encoding uncharacterized protein LOC131008970: MAPKPQFPPVPPHEDQSSPYYLSSSDNPGVQLVTQQLNGSNYVNWNRSMMTALMAKNKLAFVDGTIDRPQPTEAIYSQWLRCNSMVVSWLRNSVVPDISSSLMYLDDASLIWNDLKDRFAQGNVARVYQLKQQLLTLKQGSDDVGAYYTKLRILWDEYKDFQPSRWCTCDTCRCHSSRKWCEFQMQECSMQFLIGLSSVYSQIRSQIISSLPFPSLSKIFALVLQEERQRSIDSVSTPAPPIISEMPGSIINAAGIGRGKGGKGKFLCTNCGKTNHTVDKCFEIIGYPPGYGKGKGKSTGFSSNGARSVNQLSAADNTPSHQSTTLSTADMAQMISYLQSQMQVAGSMTTSAPTMNDVKTHGHNSTSAGASPPFSGSFSGDCDWEG, translated from the exons ATGGCCCCTAAGCCGCAATTTCCTCCTGTTCCACCACATGAAGATCAGTCCAGCCCCTATTATTTGTCCAGCAGTGACAATCCTGGTGTGCAGCTGGTCACACAACAACTCAACGGATCCAATTATGTGAATTGGAATCGCTCCATGATGACGGCACTAATGGCGAAGAACAAACTTGCGTTTGTTGATGGTACCATCGATCGACCGCAACCGACTGAAGCGATCTATTCTCAGTGGCTCCGATGCAATAGCATGGTTGTTTCATGGTTGCGCAACTCTGTCGTGCCTGATATTAGCTCAAGTCTTATGTATCTCGATGATGCTTCTCTAATTTGGAACGATTTGAAAGATCGTTTTGCTCAAGGGAATGTTGCTCGAGTTTATCAACTCAAACAACAACTTCTCACCCTAAAGCAGGGGTCTGATGATGTAGGAGCTTACTATACCAAGCTCCGCATTCTCTGGGATGAATACAAGGATTTTCAGCCCTCACGTTGGTGCACTTGCGATACTTGTCGATGCCATAGCTCGCGCAAATGGTGTGAATTCCAGATGCAAGAGTGCTCAATGCAATTTCTCATTGGATTAAGTTCTGTTTATTCGCAGATTCGATCTCAGATTATCTCTTCTCTTCCTTTTCCTTCCTTGTCAAAGATTTTTGCATTGGTTCTTCAGGAAGAGAGACAGAGGTCTATTGATTCTGTATCAACTCCAGCACCTCCTATTATCAGTGAAATGCCTGGATCTATAATTAATGCAGCAGGTATTGGTCGTGGCAAAGGAGGTAAGGGCAAGTTTCTTTGTACTAACTGTGGAAAAACTAACCATACAGTGGATAAGTGCTTTGAGATCATAGGCTATCCACCAGGATATGGCAAAGGCAAAGGGAAATCTACTGGTTTTTCTTCTAATGGTGCTCGATCTGTGAATCAGCTGAGTGCTGCTGATAATACACCTTCACATCAGAGCACTACTTTATCTACTGCAGATATGGCTCAGATGATATCCTATTTGCAAAGTCAGATGCAAGTAGCTGGATCTATGACTACTTCCGCTCCTACTATGAATGATGTGAAGACTCATGGTCATAACTCCACCTCTGCTGGTGCAAGTCCTCCATTCAGTG GGAGCTTCTCAGGGGATTGTGATTGGGAAGGGTAG
- the LOC131008966 gene encoding calmodulin-binding protein 60 B-like isoform X3 — protein MALKRQLREGGDGDGDSQLGNKRRHLLSTLFSRFRNPEEFVPMLEPILRKWVKEEVGRAIDPYLSRSLDAQSERNLHLKFESSLPTTLFTGNRISTKIALYDPSCQSIVASGPHSSIKVAVVALHGDFAADDEWSPEEFEAKIVQSRQGKRPLLNGDSVVALKNGVANIDHICFTDNSSWGRSGKFRLGVRLPPGSHEPCVREGVSNAFKVKDQRGESYQKHHPPSLDDEVWRLEKIAKGGAYHTHLTKLGIANVGDFLRSLALNPISLRTAIGNVSSKKWEAVGHAAECILDDNKYVYTSGQGAVLLFNSIYSLVGVAFDGLSYLSVDALDAYQTKMAEELKQQAFENLNGLVPQTMGQNTHHAALENISFELGESSAAGFYMAEDFEEH, from the exons ATGGCACTAAAACGACAGCTCCGTGAGGGGGGTGACGGCGACGGAGATTCCCAACTCGGGAATAAACGTCGCCATTTACTCTCAAC TTTATTCAGCAGATTTCGGAATCCTGAAGAATTTGTTCCCATGTTGGAACCGATCCTTCGAAAATGG GTGAAAGAGGAGGTGGGGCGTGCAATTGATCCTTATTTGAG tagatCCTTGGATGCTCAAAGTGAGAGGAATCTGCATTTGAAGTTCGAGAGCAGCTTGCCCACCACTCTGTTTACTGGAAACAGGATTAGCACAAAAATCGCCTTGTATGATCCAAGTTGCCAATCGATTGTAGCGTCAGGTCCCCATTCTTCGATCAAAGTGGCTGTGGTGGCGCTCCACGGCGACTTCGCCGCGGACGACGAGTGGTCGCCGGAGGAGTTCGAGGCCAAGATTGTGCAGAGCAGGCAAGGGAAAAGGCCACTGCTGAACGGAGATTCCGTGGTGGCGCTGAAGAACGGAGTAGCGAACATCGACCACATCTGCTTCACGGATAACTCCAGCTGGGGTAGGAGCGGCAAGTTCCGGCTGGGCGTCCGGCTGCCTCCCGGCTCTCACGAACCATGCGTCAGAGAAGGCGTAAGCAACGCCTTCAAAGTTAAGGATCAACGCGGAGAAT CATATCAGAAGCACCATCCGCCGTCGTTGGATGATGAGGTGTGGCGGTTGGAGAAGATAGCGAAAGGTGGGGCGTACCACACACACCTCACCAAGCTCGGCATTGCCAACGTGGGGGACTTCCTGAGGTCGCTTGCCTTGAACCCGATCTCACTACGCACT GCGATTGGTAACGTGTCGAGCAAGAAATGGGAGGCGGTGGGACACGCCGCAGAGTGCATTTTAGACGACAACAAATATGTCTACACAAGCGGCCAAGGGGCCGTGCTGCTGTTCAACTCCATCTACAGCCTCGTCGGAGTCGCATTTGATGGCCTCAGTTATCTCTCTGTGGATGCTCTCGACGCGTATCAAACG AAAATGGCGGAGGAACTGAAGCAGCAAGCTTTTGAAAACTTGAACGGCTTAGTTCCTCAGACTATGGGACAAAATACTCATCATGCAGCGCTGGAAAATATATCGTTCGAGTTGGGAGAGAGTTCGGCTGCTGGATTCTACATGGCCGAAGATTTTGAG GAGCACTAG